CTTCTCCAATGCTCCGGCCTCCCCCAATCTCCTGCCGCGGCACCTCAGGCCGGATGAGGCGAGCTATCCTCTGGAGGAGCGGGTTCGTTCTTACCTCGCGGTGAATTGCTCCTACTGCCATGCCGGTACCGGCGGTTCGGCGCCTGCCTCGTGGGATGGACGCCATCACCTGACGCTGGAGCAAACCGGGCTCATCAACGGCGACGCGAACGCCAACGGGGGAAATGCGCTGAACAAGCTGATCGTGCCGGGTGACACCACGCATTCGATTATCCTGAATCGCATCGCGGTGACCAATGGCTTCACCCGCATGCCTCCTCTCGGGAGCAATGAGATCGATCATGCCAGCGTGGCCATGCTCACCGCTTGGATCAATGGGCCTGCGACCACCCGTCAGACCTACCCTGAATGGAGGCAGGAGTTTTTCGGCGTGTCCACCGATGGCGATCCAGCTGCTGATCCGGATGGAGATGGCGCGAGCAATCACGACGAATTCCTCGCGGGTAGCTCTCCCCTGAATGGTGCCAGTGCTCCGGGATCCAGCATTACCCGCAACGGGTCGAATGTGTCGCTTGGTTTCTCGGTTCCGGAGAACCGCTCGGTGAAAGCCGAGACTTCTCTGGATCTCAGCAACTGGTCGCTGTGGGACATTCCCGGGAACGATGGAGTTTCGTTGCCTGCCGGTGCCCATTCGCTTGAAGGGAGTTCGCCTGATGCAGCGCGTTATTTCCGTCTCCGGATCGAAGAACGCTGAGCGTTCTTCCTTTGGCAGGCGGGGAGGACCGGCCATGCTCCGCGCATGCAGATCCGCGTGCTCGCCGTTCCGAATTCCAAGACCAGCGAGGTCGTTGGCTGGGAAGATGATCCGCGTGCGGGGAAGGTGCTGCGCGTGAAAATCGCCGCGCCGCCTGTGGACGGAAAAGCGAATGCGGCGCTGCGTGAATTCCTTGCGAAGCATCTCGGCGTTCCGAAATCGCGGGTGACTCTGGAGAAAGGCGACAGCGCCCGTATCAAGACCCTCACTGTCCCCGATGATGCGGTGTGTTAGTCGCAGCGGGTACTTGGAAAAAATCCAACAGGAAAATTCGCTACCGCATTGCCAGTCGGCAAGTGTCTTGCTAGTAGCCCGCTTGGATGGCGTGGTCGTTCCGACAGATGGAGTTCGCTTGGGGAAGAAGATCCCGGGCCGTGGCACCGTCATCGGATCGGAACAGGGGGGGGAAGAATGATGGTGGACTCACCGAATGGTGCCGCGAAACCGCGGCCTCGATGGGCTTGCTGGAACTCTCACGGAAGGTGCGCGTCGGATGGAACTCCCGGATGCAAACGACAGCGGGCCGAGCGTGGTGGCCGGATCGCCTGATCGAGCTCAATCCGAAATTGAAGGAACTGCCGCCGGAAGAGATGTGGCGGACCTTGCGTCACGAGCTTGCCCACCTTGTTGCCTACGAGCGCGCAGGACGCCGCCGGATCGAAGTGCACGGCGATGAATGGCGTGCGGCCTGTGCCGAACTCGGCATCCCGAACGAGCAACCTTTCCACAATCTCCCCTTCAAGCGGAAGCGGATGAAGCGGAATTTCGCCTACATCTGTCCCCAGTGCTACACCACCATTCGGCGCGTGAAGAAGATCTCGCGGGTGGTGGCCTGCTACGCCTGCTGCCGGAAATACAGCGGTGGCCTCTTCGATGCACGCTTCCGGCTGGTGGAGGAGAAGCTGTAAGGGGCTTTTCGGCAGGCCGAGGCTATATTTTTCCATAGGACGCGGTCGGCGCATGTCCCGATTTTGGCGGGCATGACCGGGAATCGGCGGAGAAAGCGCTTCGGACCTACGTGAATGCGCGTGTTTGACTGAGCGAACGTCTTGAAAACGAGGCGAATTCGAGTCCGTATGGAGCCACGTATGCGACGATTCATGGCGGCGATCTGTGCCGTTTTCACTCTTCAGGCCGCGGAACTGCCCGCGAATGAGCCGGTGGCGCACTGGCTATGGAAAAGCGCGACCCCATCTTCCGGAGAGAAGGTCTACTTTCGCCGCGAGTTTGAACTGCCCCAGGACATTGCCAGCGCGGCCATCACCGTGGCCTGCGATGACTGGCACCGCATTTGGTTCAATGGCAAGGAACTCGGCTTCGCCGGGGATTGGACGAATTCACGGGGCTACGATGTTGTCGCTCACCTCAAGCAGGGTGGCCGGAACGTGATCGCCGTGGAGGGGCGGAACGAGCAGGGCGCTGCGGCGATGGCCCTGAGATTCCGCGCCACCCTGAAGGACGGCCGGAAACTTTACGTGATGTCGGATGGGAATTGGAGCTGCAATACCGAGGCTCCGGAAAACTGGCCGAGTCCCGATTTCTCCGATGATGCGTGGCCCAAGGCGGAGGTCGTCGGCAAGATGGGCGATGCTCCTTGGGGAACCCTGATTGCGCCGGAGGGCCATGGGCCGGCGGCACCGGAGGACGTCACTTCCAAGTATCAGGTTGCGGCGGGTTTCAAACTGGAGCGCCTCTATCGCGTGCCGAAGGACCAAGGGTCTTGGGTGGCGATGACGGTCGACGGCAAGGGCCAGCTGCTCTGCGCGGACCAGTATGGAAAGATCTACCGCGTGAATCCTTCGAAGGATGCCTTTGGCAGCACCTCCGCGGAACCGACGAATATCCCCCTCAGTGGAGCCCATGGCCTGCTGTGGCACCAAGGTGTGCTCTACGTGACGGTGAATGAAGGGACCGATCAAAGTGGCGTCTGGCGGGTCACTGATACCAACGGTGATGGCGAGCCGGATAAGCCGGAACTTCTCAAGGCCTTCACGGGCCGTGGCGAACACGGACCGCACGGTCTGGCTGTTTCTCCGGATGGCCAGTGGATCTACTGCGTGCTGGGGAACCACACGGACTACACGCCGATGGACTCCTCTTTGGTATCGCTCAAGTGGGGCGAGGATCAGCTTCTGCCACGGCGCCCGGATGCGCGTGGCCATGCGCGGGATCGCTTTGCTCCCGGCGGCTACATCGTCCGCTTCAAGCCCGACAATTCCCACTGGCAGCTTTTCTCGATCGGTTATCGGAATCAGTATGACCTCGCCTTCAACCAGCAGGGCGACCTTTTCACCTATGATTCCGACATGGAGTGGGATCTCGGGATGCCTTGGTATCGTCCTACGCGCATCTGCCATGTCGTGCCGGGATCGGAATTCGGCTGGCGGAATGGCAGCGGCGTTTGGCCGGAATACTATGAAGATAGCATGGGCACGCAGCTTGATATCGGGCCTGGTTGCCCGACCGGCGTGCTTTCGGGGAAAGGGGCAAAGTTCCCGGCGAAGTACCAGCAGGCGATCTATGCGCTGGATTGGACCTACGCGACCATCCACGCGATCCATCTCGTCCCGCACGGCGGTGGCTACAAGGCCGAGCGGGAAGAATTCATCGCGGGCAGTGGCTTGCCACTCACGGATGCGGTGATCGGGCCGGATGGCGCGATGTATTTCCTCACCGGTGGACGCCGCACGGATTCCGCGCTGTGGCGCGTGACTTACGGTGGCGGCGACAAGGTGGATCCCGTGGAGTTTGCCAGCAAGACGCTGGAACTCGAAGACCGCGCGAAGGCGTGGGAAGCTCTTGGCTCGAATGAGCGTATTGTCCGTTACAAGGCTCACGTCGCGTTGGAGGCGGGGGATCCCGCGGAAGTAGCCGCGGAGCTGGCGACGGAAAATGATCCTTGGCGCATTATCGGCGGCGCGATGGTGCTGGCCCGCACCGGAGGCCCCGAGCATCGAGGTACCATCTTGGAAGCGCTAGGCCGCTTGGATGAATCGAAGACAGATCTTCAGCAGAAGCTCAATGCCCTGCGCGCCTGCGGCTTGGTTTTCATCCGTCATGGCGAGCCTGCTCCCCAGGAACGCGAGGGTTTGCTCGCCCGCCTGAACGGCGCGTTCCCCACCGGTGAGCCGGTTTTGGATCACGAGCTCTGCCGTATGCTTTGCTACCTGCAGGCACCCGGCATCGTGGGCCGCACCCTTGCTTTGATGGATGCCTCTGGCCCCACGCCAGTGCCGGATTGGCTCAGCTTGGCCAAGCGGAATGCGGACTACGGCAAAGTGGTGGAGGAAATGATCGCGAATCTCCCGCCGGCGGAGGTCATCCACTACATCTACTGCCTGCGGGTGGTGAAAGGTCCTTGGGAGCAGGAGGAGCGGAAGCGTTTCTTTGCTTGGTTCGAAAAGCTTCTTAGCAAGAAGGGAGGCGCCAGCTACGCCGGATTCATCGAGGACTTGAAGAAGGAGACTCTGGCGACCGCTACTCCCGAGGAGCGCGAGTGGATCGCGAAGCTCGCCACTGCCCCGGCGACGAACGCGCTGGCGGATCTTCCCAAGGCTCAAGGCCCGGGCCGCGAATGGACCATCGATGAGGTGGTCAAGCTTGCGGATGAAGGCCTGACCGGCCGTAACAAGGAGAACGGCCGGAAGATGTTCCAAGCCAGCCTCTGTGTCGCCTGCCACCGCTTCGGCGCGGAAGGTGGTGCTACCGGGCCGGATCTGAGCGCCCTCGGTGGCCGCTTTAACGTGCGGGATCTGGCGGAAGCCATTCTCGATCCGAGCAAGGTGGTGTCCGACCAGTATGCCTTTGATCTGATCACGAAGACCGACGGATCCCAGGTCACGGGCAAGCTGCTCGATGAGAAGGATGACCACTGGATCATCGCGACCAGTCCCTTTGACTTTAGCCAGACCGTCGAGATCGAGCGGAACCAGATTAAGGACAAGAGGCTCTCGCCGGTCTCGCCCATGCCGCCGGGCTTGATCAATAGCCTCAATCCAGACGAACTGAAGGATCTGCTGGCCTACATTCTCGGCAAG
This portion of the Luteolibacter luteus genome encodes:
- a CDS encoding DUF167 domain-containing protein, yielding MQIRVLAVPNSKTSEVVGWEDDPRAGKVLRVKIAAPPVDGKANAALREFLAKHLGVPKSRVTLEKGDSARIKTLTVPDDAVC
- a CDS encoding SprT-like domain-containing protein translates to MAPSSDRNRGGKNDGGLTEWCRETAASMGLLELSRKVRVGWNSRMQTTAGRAWWPDRLIELNPKLKELPPEEMWRTLRHELAHLVAYERAGRRRIEVHGDEWRAACAELGIPNEQPFHNLPFKRKRMKRNFAYICPQCYTTIRRVKKISRVVACYACCRKYSGGLFDARFRLVEEKL
- a CDS encoding c-type cytochrome, producing the protein MAAICAVFTLQAAELPANEPVAHWLWKSATPSSGEKVYFRREFELPQDIASAAITVACDDWHRIWFNGKELGFAGDWTNSRGYDVVAHLKQGGRNVIAVEGRNEQGAAAMALRFRATLKDGRKLYVMSDGNWSCNTEAPENWPSPDFSDDAWPKAEVVGKMGDAPWGTLIAPEGHGPAAPEDVTSKYQVAAGFKLERLYRVPKDQGSWVAMTVDGKGQLLCADQYGKIYRVNPSKDAFGSTSAEPTNIPLSGAHGLLWHQGVLYVTVNEGTDQSGVWRVTDTNGDGEPDKPELLKAFTGRGEHGPHGLAVSPDGQWIYCVLGNHTDYTPMDSSLVSLKWGEDQLLPRRPDARGHARDRFAPGGYIVRFKPDNSHWQLFSIGYRNQYDLAFNQQGDLFTYDSDMEWDLGMPWYRPTRICHVVPGSEFGWRNGSGVWPEYYEDSMGTQLDIGPGCPTGVLSGKGAKFPAKYQQAIYALDWTYATIHAIHLVPHGGGYKAEREEFIAGSGLPLTDAVIGPDGAMYFLTGGRRTDSALWRVTYGGGDKVDPVEFASKTLELEDRAKAWEALGSNERIVRYKAHVALEAGDPAEVAAELATENDPWRIIGGAMVLARTGGPEHRGTILEALGRLDESKTDLQQKLNALRACGLVFIRHGEPAPQEREGLLARLNGAFPTGEPVLDHELCRMLCYLQAPGIVGRTLALMDASGPTPVPDWLSLAKRNADYGKVVEEMIANLPPAEVIHYIYCLRVVKGPWEQEERKRFFAWFEKLLSKKGGASYAGFIEDLKKETLATATPEEREWIAKLATAPATNALADLPKAQGPGREWTIDEVVKLADEGLTGRNKENGRKMFQASLCVACHRFGAEGGATGPDLSALGGRFNVRDLAEAILDPSKVVSDQYAFDLITKTDGSQVTGKLLDEKDDHWIIATSPFDFSQTVEIERNQIKDKRLSPVSPMPPGLINSLNPDELKDLLAYILGK